A stretch of the Nicotiana tabacum cultivar K326 chromosome 6, ASM71507v2, whole genome shotgun sequence genome encodes the following:
- the LOC107825451 gene encoding uncharacterized protein LOC107825451 — protein sequence MVEYFLQALEPTYFGHLISATGKSFNKVVKMGGMGHYTEKCWHLKSTIQVLIDTNQIVVQSPEALNINQNPLPAHAKTHMIEIVYKDGEPENPPKSVMMIRANESNLVETLVVTNATSSIVEGLTDKLSKPDVKLPVAVVKGFPDDVKTKQGKLKVVVPRVASKPVINMEGARIAPGIIKPVTQLPIDNTKAIPWNYNRVIVTYKGKEVEEEVNETRGLTRSGRYFTLEKLGKAKSLKDNLVLVKKSVTVEEAKEFLRKMKVQDYSIMEQLRKTPAQISLLSLLIHSNEHRRALMKILNEAHVSNKITVNYLEKIANKIFEANRIAFLDEELPLEGTEHNRAFYLTVKCEDSTVSRVLVDNDSSANICALSTLQKLKIDTERIHKKSICVRGFNGEGKDSVDDIMLELTIGPVEFTMETWIHVAKAVPSSLHQMVKFEWDRQEIVVHGDENLCAYNDTCAPFIEVGDNKGPWVYQAFETVSVEKIPEEECIPRLKLASASIMLATEMLKNGFVSGKGLGASLQGIVQPVSLRKNLGTFGLGFKPTWDEVKRLKRLNKKSWLLPKPIPRLSRSFVKPGVVKHPVSAIPKPVVDFDEELIERF from the exons ATGGTGGAGTACTTTCTTCAGGCCTTGGAAcctacttactttggtcatctgaTCTCGGCCACAGGTAAGTCTTTCAAtaaagtggtgaagatgggagggATG GGGCACTACACAgaaaaatgttggcatttgaagagCACCATCCAAGTGCTTATTGATACAAACCAAATCGTGGTCCAAAGCCCGGAAGCTctaaacatcaatcaaaatccattGCCAGCCCATGCCAAAAcacatatgattgagatagtgtaTAAGGATGGGGAGCCCGAAAATCCTCCGAAGTCtgtaatgatgatccgtgccaatGAAAGTAATTTAGTCGAAACTCTAGTAGTTACAAATGCAACATCTTCGATAGTTGAAGGGTTGACAGACAAGCTAAGCAAGCCCGATGTTAAGCTGCCTGTGGCAGTCGTGAAGGGGTTCCCAGATGATGTTaaaacaaagcaaggaaagctaAAAGTGGTCGTGCCGAGGGTAGCAAGTAAGCCTGTTATAAACATGGAAGGGGCTCGCATTGCCCCTGGTATTATTAAACCTGTGACCCAGCTGCCAATAGATAACAccaaggctattccatggaattacaaTCGAGTGATAGTAACTTATAAAGGgaaagaagtggaagaggaaGTTAATGAAACACGAGGGTTGACTCGTTCGGGGAGATACTTTACCCTAGAGAAATTAGGGAAAGCTAAGTCACTAAAAGATAATCTAGTTCTAGTGAAGAAGTCAGTCACCGTGGAGGAGGCGAAAGAATTCTTGAGGAAAATGAAGGTGCAGGATTACTCCATCATGGAACAATTGAGGAAGACACCCGCTCAAATTTCTCTTCTATCATTGTTGATACATTCAAACGAGCACCGTCGAGCCCtcatgaagattttgaatgaagCTCACGTCTCTAACAAGATCACAGTGAACTATTTGGAGAAGATTGCCAACAAGATATTCGAGGCAAATAGGATCGCTTTCTTGGATGAAGAGCTGCCtttggagggtacagaacacaatcgAGCTTTTTATCTCACAGTGAAATGCGAGGATTCTACGGTCTCGAGGGTACTAGTTGATAATGAttccagtgcaaatatttgcGCTCTCTCCACTCTGCAAAAGTTGAAAATTGATACTGAAAGGATCCACAAGAAGAGCATATGTGTTCGAGGTTTTAACGGAGAGGGAAAAGATTCTGTTGACGATATCATGCTcgaactgacaatagggccagttgaatttactatgga GACCTGGATACATGTTGCCAAGGCAGTTCCGTCTTCCCTGCACCAAATGGTAAAGTttgagtgggacagacaagaaatcgtCGTGCATGGTGACGAGAACTTATGTGCTTACAATGATACATGCGCCCCGTTTATTGAAGTCGGAGATAATAAAGGGCCTTGGGTCTACCAAGCTTTTGAAACAGTGTCAGTTGAGAAGATTCCGGAGGAGGAGTGTATTCCACGTCTAAAGTTAGCCTCCGCATCCATCATGCTAGCAactgaaatgctgaagaatggttttgtgtcGGGCAAGGGTCTGGGCGCATCTTTACAAGGTATCGTGCAGCCAGTGTCTCTACGGAAAAATCTGGGTACGTTTGGTCTAGGATTCAAGCCCACATGGGACGAGGTGAAGAGGcttaaaaggttaaataagaagtCATGGTTACTTCCTAAGCCTATCCCACGCCTCTCCAGGTCTTTCGTTAAGCCAGGGGTCGTGAAACACCCAGTGTCAGCAATCCCAAAGCCcgtggttgactttgatgaagaGTTGATTGAAAGGTTTTAG